A region from the Cryptosporangium arvum DSM 44712 genome encodes:
- a CDS encoding MFS transporter — protein sequence MIRRVQALVFTYELIPLYPVYALLFADAGMSAGQISVLFGVWSFAGFVLEVPSGALADRIPRRHLLVAGMLMRAGGFASWILWPTFPGFALGFVLWGAGGAASSGTWEALVYDELTRYGTADRYARFLGRAEALSAAGSVAGTALAAPLMALGGYPLVGWASVAVCLFATALASRLPKGAPPASPATPGPGTDPEPGYLDTLRAGIREAVTNRRVGRVVLVVVFLSGVTAVEEYFGLLAVDLASPAVLPLLLLVPTAGYTLGAELGGRLGDIAPRRLAVVVALGTALLAAGALIRHPLGFVALGVGFGLLGFGIVVAGARLQDTLTGPRATVTSVANVGEEVVALVVYAAFGAASGTASLPVLTALAVVPILALALRVPRWLPPAKK from the coding sequence TTGATCCGACGCGTCCAGGCGTTGGTCTTCACGTACGAACTGATCCCGCTCTACCCGGTCTACGCGTTGCTGTTCGCGGACGCCGGAATGTCGGCGGGCCAGATCAGCGTGCTGTTCGGCGTCTGGTCGTTCGCCGGGTTCGTGCTCGAGGTGCCGTCCGGCGCGCTGGCCGACCGGATTCCGCGGCGCCATCTGCTCGTCGCCGGGATGCTGATGCGTGCCGGGGGGTTCGCGTCCTGGATCCTCTGGCCGACGTTCCCCGGTTTCGCGCTCGGCTTCGTGCTGTGGGGCGCCGGTGGCGCGGCCTCGTCGGGCACCTGGGAGGCGCTCGTCTACGACGAGCTCACCCGCTACGGCACCGCGGATCGTTATGCCCGCTTCCTCGGTCGCGCCGAAGCGCTGTCGGCGGCCGGCTCGGTCGCCGGTACCGCGCTCGCCGCTCCGCTGATGGCGCTCGGCGGCTACCCGCTCGTCGGTTGGGCCTCCGTCGCCGTCTGCCTGTTCGCGACCGCGTTGGCGTCCCGCCTTCCGAAAGGCGCTCCACCCGCTTCGCCCGCCACCCCCGGCCCCGGCACGGATCCCGAACCCGGTTACCTCGACACGCTCCGCGCCGGGATCCGGGAGGCGGTCACGAACCGCCGGGTCGGGCGCGTGGTGCTCGTCGTGGTGTTCCTCAGCGGCGTCACCGCCGTCGAGGAGTACTTCGGCCTGCTCGCCGTCGACCTCGCGTCCCCGGCCGTCCTGCCGCTCCTGCTCCTCGTCCCCACCGCCGGCTACACGCTCGGCGCTGAGCTCGGCGGGCGTCTCGGCGACATCGCACCGCGCCGCCTCGCGGTCGTCGTGGCGCTGGGGACCGCGCTCCTCGCCGCCGGCGCCCTGATCCGGCACCCGCTCGGCTTCGTCGCGCTCGGCGTCGGGTTCGGGCTGCTGGGCTTCGGCATCGTGGTGGCCGGAGCCCGGCTGCAGGACACGCTGACCGGCCCGCGCGCCACCGTGACGTCGGTCGCCAACGTGGGGGAGGAGGTCGTCGCGCTCGTGGTCTACGCGGCGTTCGGCGCCGCCTCGGGCACCGCGTCGCTGCCGGTCCTGACCGCGCTGGCCGTCGTCCCGATCCTCGCGCTGGCGCTTCGTGTCCCCCGGTGGCTCCCGCCCGCAAAAAAATAA